In Pleuronectes platessa chromosome 5, fPlePla1.1, whole genome shotgun sequence, a single genomic region encodes these proteins:
- the gap43 gene encoding neuromodulin: MLCCIRRTKPVEKNEDADQKIEQDGTTNKPEDKAHKAATKIQASFRGHITRKKMKDGEEEKEEDSPAGAEEATEGGDEVKKAAGEEAPAKEEEAAGEETKKEEETSQAKSPVADKPANSPAAAAAASPVGAATSPVAAAPDVASPTAATASSEPQKEEPKAEEKAEEKPKEVEAPVAAAKTPTIATAEEKKDEEKTEVKKEEARQADVPAAVSPTVEKEEPNQTKEDAAEESKAEEATPVDAAAEATESKDD; the protein is encoded by the exons GTGGAGAAGAACGAGGACGCCGACCAGAAGATTGAACAGGATGGCACCACCAACAAACCTGAGGACAAGGCCCACAAGGCTGCCACCAAAATACAGGCCAGCTTCCGTGGACACATAACTCGGAAAAAGATgaaagatggagaggaagagaaggaagaagacagtcctgctggagcagaggaggcgacagagggaggagacgaGGTCAAGAAAGCAGCCGGAGAGGAGGCACCtgcaaaggaggaggaggctgcgggAGAGGAGaccaagaaggaggaggaaaccaGCCAGGCCAAGAGCCCAGTGGCGGACAAGCCAGCTaattctccagcagctgctgctgctgcctctcctgTAGGCGCAGCAACGTCTCCCGTAGCAGCCGCCCCAGATGTTGCTTCTCCTACGGCCGCCACAGCGTCCTCTGAGCCCCAGAAAGAGGAGCCAAAGGCTGAAGAGAAAGCTGAGGAGAAGCCCAAAGAGGTAGAGGCCCCAGTGGCTGCAGCCAAGACTCCCACCATAGCCacagctgaggagaagaaggatgaggagaagaCTGAGGTGAAAAAGGAGGAGGCCAGACAAGCCGACGTGCCTGCTGCTGTCAGCCCGACAGTTGAGAAGGAAGAGCCTAACCAAACAAAAGAAG ATGCTGCAGAGGAGTCTAAAGCAGAGGAGGCGACCCCAGTGGATGCAGCGGCGGAGGCCACCGAGTCCAAGGACGACTAA